Sequence from the Litorilinea aerophila genome:
CGCCGGGTGCAACAGATGTTGGACGCCCTGCCTCCTCTGGAGGTTGAGGAAGAGCCCCTGCCGGAGCTGACGCCCGAGCCGGACGAGAAGGCGTTCCAGATCCACCGGCTGGCACCCGATGTCTGGCAGGTGAAAGGGATCGCCATCGAACGGGCCGCCCAGATGACCAACTGGGACTACTACGAGGCTGCCATGCGTTTCCAGCGCATCCTGGCGGCCCTGGGCATCCGGGATGCCCTGCGGGAAGCGGGCATCAATGAGGGCGATACCGTCCGCATCGGAGATGTGGAGCTGATCTGGGGCTACGACAACGCCTACGATACCTGACATCGATCCACGCCACAAACCATCACAGAGGGTGCGTACCCCTTGCTTGGGCCCACTGCAGTGCACCCATGTAACTGCCAGCCAGCGGCCCTAAATAGTGGGACGCACCCCATCACACAGACCAGGAAAAGGAACCCATGCCCCAAGAGGATGGCGCCTGCCAACCCGCAGGCGAAGAGGCTGGCACTTTGCCTCGCCGAAAGCGCATCGGCATCTTCGGAGGAACCTTCGATCCCATTCACATTGGCCATCTGATCCTGGCCGAAGAGGCGTGGTACCAGTTGAAGCTGGATTGCATCTTCCTGGTGCCGGCCGGCGATCCACCCCACAAGCGTAACCGCCGCCTCACCCCGGTTGCCCACCGCATCCACATGGCCGAACTGGCCACCGCCGACATCGACTACATCTGCGTCAGCCGCCTGGACGCGGACCGGCCCGGCCCCCATTACACCTCGGACATGGTCCGCCTGGTGCGACAACGGGTCGGGCCGGATGCCGAGATCTACTTCCTCATGGGCCTGGACAGCCTGCGGGATCTGCCCACCTGGCACGAGGCCGCCTGGCTGGTGGAAAACTGCAAGCTGGTAGCCCTCAACCGCCATGACGTGGAGCTGGACTGGGACCAGCTGGAGGCCGCCCTTCCCGGGATTCGGGAAAAGGTGATTATCCTGGACATGCCCGAACTGGAGATCGCAAGCCATACCATCCAGGAGCGGGTGCGCCGCGGCCAGCCCATTCGCCACCAGGTGCCCAAGGCGGTGGAAGAGTACATCTACAGCCACAACCTGTACCGGGAGCCCTGAGGTCCTCCTGGCCGCTCGTCGTGCCGGTTATGGCTGCGTGGCAGGCGTGACAGCCTCCTGCTCCGCGCTGCGCACACTCCAGCGCAAGAGGAGCAGCCCCATCTGGAACTGGCGATCCGGATGGCGTCGAACCTCCAGGGCATCCATTTCATCCAGGGCCACGCTGCTAACCATCTTCACCGAGGTGCTCTGCTCCACCACCACATCCGGCTGAATGCCCTGCCCCTTGATCAGGTGCTGGTTGGGCGTCAGCCAGTTGGTGACCCCCAGGCGTAGAACCGAGCCATCGCTCAGGGTGAAGGGGCGCAGGACGGTGCCCGTGCCCACGGTGGGCTCGCCCACCAGCCGCGCCCGGCCATTTTCCTGCAGCGCGCCAGCCACAATCTCGGCCGCGCTGGCCGACCCGGGATTGACCAGGACAATCAGCGGGATGGAGCGGGCCAACCCGACCCCGCGCGCCCGGTAGGTGGTGATCTGACCCTGGGCGTCCCGTTCGTGCAGGATCACCTGGCCTGGCTCCAGGAACTGGCTGGCCACCTGGAGCGCCTCCTGGAGGTACCCACCCGGGTTGTTGCGCAGGTCCAGGAGGATGCCCCGGACAGGTTCGCCCCCCTCGCTTTCTGCCTCGATGGCCCGCAGGGCATTGACCAGCTCCTGACCTGTATCCCGGGCAAACTGGGTGATCTGGAGGTGAACCAGATCTGTGCCGGGAATGCGGGCCCAGAGGACGCTCTCGATGTCGATGCGCCCGCGCACGATGGCGATGTCCACCGGTTCATCGCTGTCGGGGTGTAGGACGGTGAGGGTAACCGTCGTGCCTGCCGGGCCCCGGATGCGGGAAATTACCTCCCATTCCGGCAGGCCGGTGATGTCTTCGCCATCCACCGCCAGCACCACATCACCGGCCACGATGCCGGCTGCCTCGGCCGGCGAGCCGTGGATCGGGGCCACGATTTTGAAGAGTCCATCCTCCAGGGTCACGTAGGCCCCAATGCCTTCGAAACTGCCTTCCAGGTTGCTTTCCTGCTGCTCGGCCACATCAGGCGGGAAGAAGACCGTGTGGTTTTCGTCGCCCAGGGAATCCAACATCCCCTGGATGGCGCCATAGGTCATGGCCTGGAAGTCGATCTTTTCCTGATCCACGAAGTGGTTGACCACCAGATCCCACGCCTCCCAGAAGATGGCGAACTCGGCCGGTTCATCGGCCCGGGCCAGGGCCGAGCGGGCCATGAAGCCGGTCACGTTGCCGGCGCCAAAGCTGCAGAGGATCAACAGGACAACGATCGCGGTGGTCAGTGGCCGTGGAAGGGCCCGTTTGGGATGGCTTGTTTGGTTCATAGGTTTGATTCCATATTCAGTCCAATACAACAGGGAGCAGTACGGATTCCGCTGCAGAAAGCACAGATTTCACAGACGCACACCGATTCCGCTCTGGCAATCCTCTGCGTCTTTACGTTTTTGCGTTAAACAATGCCCTTTTTGCGGGGAAATCATAACAGGCTTGTAAAGTGATAGTGTCGCTGGACCCATTTATCTGGTATAATCAGGTCGGCGAAGCGCCCAAAACTGGCAGGACCTGGGGATCTGTTCCCTGCCCTGGCTGCCAGAAGTAATGGGTGTCGCTGCCTGAAGGAGCAGACACGCAAGCGGCCTTGGAAGGTGCCCATGACCGAAATGACCATGACGGGTGAAGAAAGCCCCAAACGAATCCTCGTCGTCGACGATGCTGCGGAAACCCGCCTGATGTTGGAGCTGCGCTTCAAGCGGGAAGGCTACACAGTCATGGTAGCCAAGAGTGGCGAAGAAGCCCTGGACCTGGTGCGCCGCGAAGGGCTTCCATCCCTGGCCGTTTTGGATATTCTCATGCCAGGTATGGATGGATTCGCAGTGGCGGAAGCGTTACACAGCATGGGGGATGTGCCGATCATTTTCCTGTCGGCGCTTTCAGACACCAGCTCCAAGGTCGAAGCCTTGAGCCGTTACGCCGAGGACTATCTTACCAAACCTTTCGCATTTTCTGAACTCCTGGCTCGGGTGCGCCGGGTGCTGGCCCGCAAGTCCACCGCCCTCTTGACCGACACAGAATCGGTGATCGACGAGCAGCTTCAGGTGAACTTTGCCCAGCAGTATGCCGTGCTGCAGGGGCGGAAAGTTCCCCTGACCCCCATCGAAAACCGCCTCTTGCGCATCCTCTACTACCACCGGGGGCGCGTCCTTTCACCCGGGTTTTTGATGGCCAAAGCCTGGGACCCTTTGCAGAAGGGCACAGTCGGCTCTCTCTGGGTCCACATCCGCCGGTTGCGCAGCAAGATCGAACCGGATCCCAACAACCCGGTCTACCTGATCACCGTACGCGGCCAGGGCTACTGCCTCACCACGCCGGTGCAGGAGGATCAGACGACCTGATCTCTCCGAGTATCTTGCATCTGTTCCAACGCTGATTCCAGGGCGAAGGCGCTGCCAAAATACCGCAGGACATCTACAGAGGCACGGGGAGCGGCGAGTTTCCCAACGGACCGCCTCTCTTCTGCCTCTGGATCCTCCCCTCTGCACCCAGGGCATCCCCGGAGGGCTGGCTTGCGGGTTGTTCGCCCAGATCCCCAGGTATATTGAGTAAACCGAAATCCACGCAAAGAGATTTGAGATTAGCGCCGCCTCTTGCTTTTGTGATAAAATACACACAGTGAGAACTTCCGGCGCTTGCCAGAGCGCCACCCTTTTCACCCATTTCCCGAAGGTCTATGGCAGTCCATATTGTGACAAACAATCATTCGACGGATACCAAGAACGACATTCCCGACATTGTCATCGGTCGCCTGCCCATTTACCTGCGCACCCTGAAGCTGTTACAGAGCGAGGGGAAGGAAGTGGCTTCCAGCCAGGAATTGGGGGAGCGCTTGGGTATCAGCTCGGCCCAGATCCGCAAAGACCTGAGCCATTTTGGCGAGTTCGGCAAGCAGGGAACAGGATACAACGTGGCCTATCTCTGTTCCCAACTGGAAAAGATCCTGAAGGTCGACTGTATCTGGCCCGTTGTCCTGGTAGGCGCCGGTTACCTGGGCCATGCCCTGGCCAGCTACAACGGTTTCGAAGACCGGGGCTTCCGGATCGTGGCGGTGTTTGACACCGATCCGGAGAAGCTGGGCAAGCGGGTTGGCCCTTTGCGGGTGGAACATCCCCGTGCCATTCCCGACTATGTGCGCAGCCACAAATGCCAGATTGCCATTATTGCCGTGCCCGCCGAGGCGGCCCAAGAGGTGGCCAACACCCTGATCGAAGCCGGCATCAAGAGCATCCTCTGCTACGCACCCATCACCCTGACCGTGCCCAAGGAGATCCGGGTAGAGTATATCGACCCGGTGATCCACTTCCAACACATGACCTATTATCTGGAGAAGCACTGCCTGGATGAGTAACCGGGTGCAGTGCTTCTCTGCTGGGCGTCATTGGGTGTCATGCTGGCGGGGCTCCTGAAGGGTCCGCTACGTCAGCGGTTTTTTCCGTGGCAGACCCTGGCCCCGGGGATACTGCTGGGGCGTGTGTCGCACCTTCTTCACCAACAGGATGAAGCGTTGCTCCGGCAGAAAAGGCACCTGAACCGGCGCAAAGCGTACCACGTCCCCCCCTAAGATCTCGATGGCCCGGCGGGCTTCCATGAACTCCTGGGCGGCCCCTGGGCCTTTGTACATGATGGCCAGGCCACCCCGGCGGCAGAGGGGTAGCAGATACTCAACCAGGGTATTCAGGGGGGCTACTGCCCTGGCTGTGACCAGGTCAAACTGGCCCCGATAGGCCATCTGCCGGCCCAGCTCCTCAGCGCGTCCCTGTACCACCTGGGTATTGGAGAGCGCCAGCTTCGCCACCAGTTGTTCCAGGAAGCGCACTTTCTTTCCGGTTCCATCCATCAGGGTCAATTTGAGCCGGGGCGCGACAATCTTCAGCGGGATGCCAGGGAAGCCTGCGCCGCTGCCCACGTCCACCAGGTGAAGCGGACGGGTGGGCGGCAGGGGTTCTTCCAACTCCTGGCAGATCAGCGGGAGTGCCGCCAGGGAATCCAGGAAATGCTTGACCTGGACATCCTCAAAGTCGGTGATCGCGGTCAGATTCACCCGCTGGTTCCACCGCACCAATTCCACATAGTGGGTGACAAACTGCTGGATCTGTCGGGGCGAGAGCGTCAGCCCCCACCGGGCACACCCTTCCCGCAGCAGCGGCAGGGGGTCGGCCGGGTCCACGTCCTCGGGCACTTCCGGGGGCAATGGGGCCGTTGCCTCTGGTTGGTCCTGGGGTGACGGCGAGTCCTGGGGCGGATGGTGGAGCATCCTATCGTGCTCGGGCATTTCGTTCATCATGATGGTGGATTGTACCACAAAGTATGTCGGTTGGCCGCACGCTCCGAGGGCGAGGGCATCGTTCAAGAGGGTAAGATGCTCCCTTCGGGCGCTGTTTTGGACACAACACCGCCAGGAACGTCCGGCCGATGAATGGGAGCGATCCCCCTGGGAGGGTTCCCAGGCTGAAATTGGCAGTGGAGCGCCCGTTAAATTGACAGCCGCAAGGATACAACTTATAATTTGCTCAAATTATTCTGATGAAATTGATAAAAATTGCCGGTACATGGGACGATGGGTAACTGATGCAAACTTTCTGTGGCCTTACCACCGATGGCATGCTC
This genomic interval carries:
- the rsmG gene encoding 16S rRNA (guanine(527)-N(7))-methyltransferase RsmG; this encodes MPEHDRMLHHPPQDSPSPQDQPEATAPLPPEVPEDVDPADPLPLLREGCARWGLTLSPRQIQQFVTHYVELVRWNQRVNLTAITDFEDVQVKHFLDSLAALPLICQELEEPLPPTRPLHLVDVGSGAGFPGIPLKIVAPRLKLTLMDGTGKKVRFLEQLVAKLALSNTQVVQGRAEELGRQMAYRGQFDLVTARAVAPLNTLVEYLLPLCRRGGLAIMYKGPGAAQEFMEARRAIEILGGDVVRFAPVQVPFLPEQRFILLVKKVRHTPQQYPRGQGLPRKKPLT
- a CDS encoding redox-sensing transcriptional repressor Rex — encoded protein: MTNNHSTDTKNDIPDIVIGRLPIYLRTLKLLQSEGKEVASSQELGERLGISSAQIRKDLSHFGEFGKQGTGYNVAYLCSQLEKILKVDCIWPVVLVGAGYLGHALASYNGFEDRGFRIVAVFDTDPEKLGKRVGPLRVEHPRAIPDYVRSHKCQIAIIAVPAEAAQEVANTLIEAGIKSILCYAPITLTVPKEIRVEYIDPVIHFQHMTYYLEKHCLDE
- a CDS encoding S41 family peptidase; this translates as MNQTSHPKRALPRPLTTAIVVLLILCSFGAGNVTGFMARSALARADEPAEFAIFWEAWDLVVNHFVDQEKIDFQAMTYGAIQGMLDSLGDENHTVFFPPDVAEQQESNLEGSFEGIGAYVTLEDGLFKIVAPIHGSPAEAAGIVAGDVVLAVDGEDITGLPEWEVISRIRGPAGTTVTLTVLHPDSDEPVDIAIVRGRIDIESVLWARIPGTDLVHLQITQFARDTGQELVNALRAIEAESEGGEPVRGILLDLRNNPGGYLQEALQVASQFLEPGQVILHERDAQGQITTYRARGVGLARSIPLIVLVNPGSASAAEIVAGALQENGRARLVGEPTVGTGTVLRPFTLSDGSVLRLGVTNWLTPNQHLIKGQGIQPDVVVEQSTSVKMVSSVALDEMDALEVRRHPDRQFQMGLLLLRWSVRSAEQEAVTPATQP
- the nadD gene encoding nicotinate-nucleotide adenylyltransferase; translation: MPQEDGACQPAGEEAGTLPRRKRIGIFGGTFDPIHIGHLILAEEAWYQLKLDCIFLVPAGDPPHKRNRRLTPVAHRIHMAELATADIDYICVSRLDADRPGPHYTSDMVRLVRQRVGPDAEIYFLMGLDSLRDLPTWHEAAWLVENCKLVALNRHDVELDWDQLEAALPGIREKVIILDMPELEIASHTIQERVRRGQPIRHQVPKAVEEYIYSHNLYREP
- a CDS encoding response regulator transcription factor — protein: MTEMTMTGEESPKRILVVDDAAETRLMLELRFKREGYTVMVAKSGEEALDLVRREGLPSLAVLDILMPGMDGFAVAEALHSMGDVPIIFLSALSDTSSKVEALSRYAEDYLTKPFAFSELLARVRRVLARKSTALLTDTESVIDEQLQVNFAQQYAVLQGRKVPLTPIENRLLRILYYHRGRVLSPGFLMAKAWDPLQKGTVGSLWVHIRRLRSKIEPDPNNPVYLITVRGQGYCLTTPVQEDQTT